A segment of the Leptolyngbya sp. NIES-3755 genome:
AGTCGGATCATCTTTCAGATCTGTCAACCAGGTTGGAACACCCCGCGAATAGTTATCGTAAACGGTAAGGCGAATTTGTTGAGGTGCGTCTTTCTTCTGATTCCAATGCAGAACAGCTTTCACAAAGTAGTAGCCTAGAAAGCCTGCACCACCTGTGATTAGCAAATTCTTGCCTGCCATCGTGCCAAACTCTTCAGCAAGATTGCCACAGATGTAGTCCAAATCTTCAGCAATAATATCTTTTGCGCGTTGTTGGGTCTTGGTTTGATTCGTCATTAAACTCTCATCGTTGAGGCTCACGCCTACACTACTCATTGCACTCATAGATTCGTTTCCACAACATCAAGATCAAAGCTCATCATCAAGAACACAAGACTGGCAACACACGCACTAGGCGTAGATTTTAACTTCAGGGATAGGAACCACGAACTGACCGCCCCACTCGCGAATATAGGAGACTTGCTCCATGATTTCGTCTTTGACGTTCCAGGGAAGAATCAACAGATAGTCTGGTTTTGTTTCTCGGATTCTGTCCGGAGAATAGATGGGAATGTGAGTTCCAGGAGTGAACTTGTTTTGCTTGTAGGGATTACGATCGACCGTGTAATCGAGAAAATCCGTCCGAATTCCACAGTAGTTGAGCAGAGTGTTTCCCTTTCCGGGCGCACCGTAGCCTGCGATCGTCTTTCCTTTCTGCTTCGCTGTGATCAAGAATTCCAGCAATTTGCGCTTGGTTTCTTTCACTTGCTCGGTAAAGTTTGCGTAGGTTTCGAGCTTGTCAAATCCTGCCGTCTTTTCTCGCTCCAGAAGCTCAATGACTCGATCGCTAATTGGCTTCGATTCATCCTCAGTGTGACGTGCATAGATTCGCAGAGAACCACCGTGAATATGAATTTCTTGCACATCGAACAGCGTCAAACCGTGGTGTGCAAAAATCCGATTCACTGCCATGAATGACAGATAAGAGAAATGCTCGTGATAAATCGTATCGAACTGATTCTCTTCCATCAGGCGCATCAAATGGGGAAACTCCATCGTGATCACACCGTCAGGTTTCAACATAATCTTCATGCCGCCCACAAAATCATTGATGTCTGGCACATGAGCGAGAACATTGTTTCCTAACAGTAAATCCGCCTTTCCATCGGCTGCGAGTTCCGTTGCAGTCTGCACTCCAAAGAACTTATTCACCACTGGAATTCCCTTGTCTTTTGCAACTTGGGAAACATTCACCGCAGGTTCAACACCCAGTACCGGAATGCCTTTCTTGTGGAAATACTGCAACAGATAACCGTCATTGCTCGCAATCTCAACCACTTTGCTGTGAGACCCGAACCCGAACCGTTTCACCATCAAATCGCTGTAGTCGCTCGCGTTCTTGAGCAGCGCATCGACATAAGAGGAAAAATAGGCGTACTCGGTAAAAATGTCTTGGGGGCTAACAAACTCTTGTAATTGCACCAAAAAACAGTTCTCACAAACATAAGTATGGAGTGGATAGAACGGCTCCATCTCATTTAATTGCTCTGGAGTGATATGGGTTTGGCACAGCGGAGACATTCCCAAATCGACAAATGTATGATGCAGCGGTGAGCTACAAAACCGACAATTTGAACCACTCATATATTCATGCACCTCACAGCATCAGGACGCTAAAACTACAGCGTAGTAAGCCTTGAATCGGGTTTAGGTCAGGGGACAAGTGACGATCGACCTGTGACTATCTTGGGGCGGACACTACCCCGTAGAAACATCACATCTCGTCTGCAAGCTAGCTGAGTCAAGTCTCTACCATCTCTGCATAATTTTCCAGTATTTCTACGTAATCTTTATCGAAATCCCCGCATCTTTACTTAAACAAAATAGAGCTACGGAGAATTTCAATTTGCGTCTCAAAAACACTGTGAAATCTGAAGATTCAACGGATTTCTTCTAAAATCGAGTCAAGAAAATCTCATACATTGCGCCAGTAAATCACCAGTTTTGGCGATTGTCTAAGTACAAATCGCGTGGGTAATGTTTCTGTTGATCCAAACTTCGCTACAGTAGACGAAATCGAATCTCGATGTTCACGGAATGACCAGAACCGAGATTGAAGCAAGTTTGGACTGTTCTGAGTGCAACACCTGAGAGTTCTGTAAATTGTTCGTTTTGAGACCATGAGCTATCCCTCGCCCCGCCGATCAATCTTTATCACTTTAAGCAGTGTTCTATTAATTGTTTTAGTAACGTTACTTCCGTTCAATTTCACCGCAGAAGGTGTAACGCTGGAGTTCGCATTTCAAAGTTTTTTCTATCATGCCAGCGGCTTTAGTGACATTGTTGGAAATGTTTTCCTCTTCTTACCATTTGGATTAGATCTTGCTTACGAATTCCGCCAACGACGAGTCAAAAAGCATTCAGCACTGTTTCTCACAGTGGGATTAAGTACATTACTTTCTTTCACGGTTGAAACATTACAGGTATTCTTACCCTGGAGGGCTTCGAGTTGGATTGATATTTGCACTAATACGTTGGGCGGAATGCTTGGAGCCATTCTCTATTTATCTTGGTGTCAACTTTTTCCAGATGGAGCTAGAACGATCGCAGTTTGGATTCGTCGTCTTTCTCCGCAACTCCTCGCAAGTTTATTAATTCTGTGGATTGCTGTCGTCTTTGGAATCTGTTTCGTACTTCAGCAAAGATTGAAGTTTGGAACTTGGGATTTTTCGATCGCATCTCTATTCATGATTTACGGATTTTTCTTCGTCCCGCTCGGCGTTCTTGTTGCGCTTATCTTTACAGTGCTACGAGGAGATGCAAAGTTCTATCTAGCCTTATCTGGAATGTCGATCGTACTTCCAGGATTAATGATCGAACTATTTCTAAGAGGCTCAAACCTGAGAGAAACCAATCTATTAATAAGCATCATGATTCCATTTTTCACAATGCTCGCGGTTCGGAGCCGACTTGGTTATTTGTTTGAGTAATCGCCTTTAGTACTGCTGTGTGAATCGTTCCATTACTCGCCACGATCCCACGATTTTCAATGAGTTGAGCATCGATCGAGAAATTAAGCGGTTGTCCATTCGTATCCGTCACACATCCGCCCGCTTCCTCGACAATAATTGCGCCTGCTGCATGATCCCAAATATTCTCTCGATAGTTCGGATTCTGCGCCCAGGGCAATCGTAAATAAAGTGCGGCGTGACCCGATGCGATCGCGCCA
Coding sequences within it:
- a CDS encoding C-methyltransferase (similar to AA sequence:cyanobase_aa:LBDG_45770) translates to MSGSNCRFCSSPLHHTFVDLGMSPLCQTHITPEQLNEMEPFYPLHTYVCENCFLVQLQEFVSPQDIFTEYAYFSSYVDALLKNASDYSDLMVKRFGFGSHSKVVEIASNDGYLLQYFHKKGIPVLGVEPAVNVSQVAKDKGIPVVNKFFGVQTATELAADGKADLLLGNNVLAHVPDINDFVGGMKIMLKPDGVITMEFPHLMRLMEENQFDTIYHEHFSYLSFMAVNRIFAHHGLTLFDVQEIHIHGGSLRIYARHTEDESKPISDRVIELLEREKTAGFDKLETYANFTEQVKETKRKLLEFLITAKQKGKTIAGYGAPGKGNTLLNYCGIRTDFLDYTVDRNPYKQNKFTPGTHIPIYSPDRIRETKPDYLLILPWNVKDEIMEQVSYIREWGGQFVVPIPEVKIYA
- a CDS encoding VanZ family protein (similar to AA sequence:cyanobase_aa:LBDG_45760), with the protein product MSYPSPRRSIFITLSSVLLIVLVTLLPFNFTAEGVTLEFAFQSFFYHASGFSDIVGNVFLFLPFGLDLAYEFRQRRVKKHSALFLTVGLSTLLSFTVETLQVFLPWRASSWIDICTNTLGGMLGAILYLSWCQLFPDGARTIAVWIRRLSPQLLASLLILWIAVVFGICFVLQQRLKFGTWDFSIASLFMIYGFFFVPLGVLVALIFTVLRGDAKFYLALSGMSIVLPGLMIELFLRGSNLRETNLLISIMIPFFTMLAVRSRLGYLFE